From one Acidobacteriota bacterium genomic stretch:
- a CDS encoding MarR family transcriptional regulator, with protein MTTPTQHEQDLSGMHLWLLLWKASRAVEAHSARSIARFDMGISDFGVLEALLHKGPLTVKQLGEKVLLTSGSMTAAVDRLIKRGLVTRCDDEKDRRARIIQLTGKGKETISEAFAQHRLAMERAVGNFTQQERVELLPLLRRLGRTAEENF; from the coding sequence ATGACAACGCCAACACAACACGAACAGGACCTGAGCGGCATGCACCTCTGGCTGCTTCTCTGGAAGGCATCGCGGGCGGTTGAGGCACACTCCGCCCGCAGCATTGCGCGCTTCGATATGGGTATCAGCGACTTTGGCGTTCTCGAAGCGCTGCTGCACAAGGGGCCGCTGACGGTAAAGCAGCTCGGCGAGAAGGTTCTGCTGACCAGCGGCTCGATGACCGCTGCGGTCGACCGGCTTATCAAGCGTGGGCTGGTGACGCGGTGCGACGACGAAAAAGACCGCCGCGCCCGCATTATCCAGCTCACCGGCAAGGGCAAGGAGACGATCTCGGAGGCTTTTGCGCAGCACCGGCTGGCGATGGAGCGGGCTGTCGGGAACTTCACCCAGCAGGAGAGAGTGGAGCTTCTTCCTCTGTTGCGACGTCTGGGGCGCACGGCGGAAGAGAATTTTTAG
- a CDS encoding TetR family transcriptional regulator produces the protein MPISDCEVRDPRIRRTRHALQGSLRELMQTKSFDEISVQDITDLADVNRATFYDHYNDKFALLDAMVAGGFHKLLAERNIMFDGTCPSAASAIILATCDYLTSTHASADCNRNSAFEPLMEAGIVAAIQRTLLRGIKDKAAPEGLTPEIVATTAAWAIYGAVKQWFYTPNHAPAVEAVQPLLSLIFPVLTKVVSPSDEPIEVHLTAQ, from the coding sequence ATGCCGATCTCAGATTGTGAAGTTCGCGACCCCCGCATTCGGAGGACCCGTCATGCCCTTCAGGGATCTCTGCGCGAGCTGATGCAGACAAAGAGCTTCGACGAGATCTCTGTCCAGGACATCACCGACCTGGCCGACGTGAACCGCGCCACCTTCTACGACCACTACAACGACAAGTTCGCCCTGCTCGACGCCATGGTGGCCGGAGGCTTCCATAAGTTGTTGGCAGAGCGCAACATCATGTTCGACGGTACCTGTCCATCGGCCGCCAGCGCGATCATCCTGGCCACCTGCGACTACCTGACCTCCACCCATGCCAGCGCCGACTGCAACCGAAATAGCGCCTTTGAGCCGCTTATGGAGGCAGGCATTGTGGCCGCCATTCAGCGCACACTCCTTAGAGGTATTAAGGACAAAGCCGCTCCCGAGGGCCTCACACCGGAGATCGTAGCCACGACAGCAGCCTGGGCGATTTACGGCGCAGTCAAACAGTGGTTCTACACCCCCAACCATGCCCCTGCCGTCGAGGCAGTGCAGCCGCTGCTGTCGCTGATCTTCCCGGTCCTGACGAAGGTTGTTTCTCCGTCGGATGAGCCGATAGAAGTTCACCTGACGGCTCAGTAA
- a CDS encoding NAD(P)H-dependent oxidoreductase, with protein MSTLLHIDSSPLQSSITRELSREYVLAWRAKNPSGQVIERDLAADPARPIDQSWVGAAYTPDDAQTAEQKQVLALSDQLIAELQQADEIVIGAAMHNFGVPAVLKLWIDQVARRGKTFAYGANGPEGLLKGKKATVLVASGGVYSEGTPGAAMNFVEPYLRAVLGFLGITDVAFITAGGAAKVMMGAVERGEFLKPTLEQVRELAA; from the coding sequence ATGTCAACGTTACTTCATATCGATTCAAGCCCACTTCAAAGCTCCATTACGCGGGAGTTGAGCCGGGAATATGTCCTCGCCTGGAGGGCGAAAAACCCAAGTGGACAGGTGATCGAACGTGACCTTGCCGCCGATCCTGCCCGGCCGATCGACCAGAGCTGGGTCGGCGCGGCATACACCCCGGACGACGCCCAGACCGCCGAGCAGAAGCAGGTGCTTGCCCTCTCGGACCAGTTGATCGCCGAGCTGCAACAGGCCGACGAGATCGTGATTGGAGCGGCGATGCACAACTTTGGCGTCCCCGCTGTGCTGAAGCTCTGGATCGACCAGGTGGCGCGTCGCGGCAAGACCTTCGCCTACGGCGCAAACGGGCCGGAGGGTCTGCTAAAGGGCAAGAAGGCGACGGTACTGGTTGCGAGTGGCGGCGTGTACAGCGAGGGAACTCCCGGCGCGGCGATGAACTTCGTCGAGCCATATCTTCGCGCGGTGCTCGGGTTTCTTGGAATTACCGATGTGGCGTTCATCACTGCGGGCGGCGCGGCCAAGGTGATGATGGGCGCGGTCGAGCGCGGCGAGTTTCTGAAGCCAACCCTGGAGCAGGTGCGAGAGCTGGCGGCGTAA
- a CDS encoding LssY C-terminal domain-containing protein — protein MQTCQYLLLGLLMVPIAWAQKPTVQQAGASAVATAAETPLAPITIVRKPGHEDGEAQMPGEKKGKVRKIAPHAVAAWRVRGDAGALILVLQPAKGQVAKQYILRYYDLASGRRRVLGRVPFASGSVVETKETDDRWAFALSGIEQPEGSPSVVVGDDQAIPGLLLNATSPEFHSDRTLSFAQAGVSKTAKVGVLLGTELHEIYAPPQTAQTAPKYLQVFPNGDAMVELENGSIAKGRWRTNGELINLFGLKATYAVPVADLTPVKGVPAGQRFGIRLTQELSSRSTHEGDTVKAVSITPVVVDGEIMVPAGSHFEGTVTQANSTGWGFKHETASLTIKWTKVTTPDGHALETDMRVFSVENAQEKVNEQGKIQGIRSTGTIGSSVENGVLSFAGVDPIAYIFASASGPAVLGVAEPEILYHGGTELLLENVKPLITSTVYPPSVLPMEKNAQGREELQAFVKTLPYRTRTKGSNKVSDLTNLVFIGKPDALQRAFAAAGWVHTDELYAGSTFRTVKTLTGNQTYTQAPMSVLLLDERPPLFTLSKTTNTFSSRHHLRVFPTDDKYDGQTVLTSSSTQDIGIAFSRKQKTFIHVIDQHIDNERSKVVNDLMYTGCVESLDMVDRPWVPRDAYNSTGDRLLTDGEAAVLKISSCENPVTTPETPAPAPNRMQRSTRNTALIIRNSLYRGNLVYQGIAGGFAARNYFKNESELPPDTGAWRKTDASGSDYKGFGSNPGLQRRKPGESPGSAPSPEDLAAIAKAKEDHKWDPPRYEFALEGGYVHMRSSYLSAVGVIETSSVPTNPTYFLFMADEVGDGWAAGGSVTVNSWKHFSNEFSYFRQQVKYQLALLNVAIPAGQTATFDETDLEAERIGLVTRQFEYNLLIHPTRPASRWRPYAAVGPVLQLVALNGAPLKKPAGVYTLGLKNIGLFKAAFDFGNTPPLDGGGIFHFGLQYGGGVKYRVTPRMMLRADWRETWAKNPDIIANSYEDYDPNALDETYTTDVIRVGPERKFIKERFTLGVAFTF, from the coding sequence ATGCAGACGTGTCAGTACCTGCTGCTCGGCCTTCTGATGGTTCCAATCGCCTGGGCGCAGAAGCCCACAGTGCAGCAAGCGGGGGCGTCTGCGGTCGCAACCGCAGCAGAGACTCCGCTGGCTCCGATCACGATTGTGCGCAAGCCGGGCCATGAAGACGGCGAAGCGCAGATGCCGGGAGAGAAGAAGGGCAAGGTCCGCAAGATTGCGCCGCACGCTGTGGCGGCGTGGCGGGTCCGGGGTGATGCGGGTGCGCTGATCCTGGTGTTGCAGCCCGCCAAGGGGCAGGTGGCGAAGCAGTACATCCTGCGCTACTACGATCTTGCCAGCGGACGCAGGCGCGTGCTGGGGAGAGTGCCGTTCGCGTCGGGTTCGGTTGTCGAGACGAAAGAGACCGACGACCGCTGGGCCTTTGCGTTGAGCGGAATAGAGCAACCGGAGGGTTCTCCATCGGTCGTGGTCGGCGACGACCAGGCGATTCCGGGGCTGCTTTTGAACGCAACCTCTCCTGAATTTCATAGTGACCGGACGCTGAGTTTTGCGCAGGCGGGTGTGTCGAAGACGGCGAAGGTCGGCGTGCTGCTGGGGACCGAGCTCCACGAGATCTATGCTCCGCCGCAAACCGCACAGACCGCACCGAAGTACCTCCAGGTCTTTCCGAATGGCGACGCCATGGTCGAGCTGGAGAACGGTTCGATTGCCAAAGGCCGCTGGCGTACGAACGGGGAGTTGATCAATCTCTTTGGCCTGAAGGCGACCTATGCTGTGCCGGTTGCCGATCTGACTCCGGTCAAGGGCGTTCCGGCGGGGCAGCGTTTCGGCATACGGCTGACGCAGGAGCTGTCGTCGCGGTCGACGCACGAGGGCGACACGGTGAAGGCAGTGTCGATCACGCCGGTCGTGGTGGATGGCGAGATCATGGTGCCGGCGGGGTCGCACTTCGAGGGCACGGTGACGCAGGCGAACAGCACCGGCTGGGGCTTCAAGCATGAGACGGCCTCGCTGACAATCAAGTGGACGAAGGTGACGACGCCGGACGGCCATGCGCTTGAGACCGACATGCGCGTGTTCTCTGTGGAGAACGCGCAGGAGAAGGTCAACGAGCAGGGAAAGATCCAGGGAATACGGTCGACGGGGACGATCGGCAGCTCGGTGGAGAACGGCGTCCTGTCGTTCGCGGGGGTTGATCCGATTGCGTACATCTTCGCGTCGGCGTCGGGGCCGGCGGTGCTTGGAGTGGCCGAGCCGGAGATTCTGTATCACGGCGGCACGGAGCTGCTGCTGGAGAACGTGAAGCCGCTGATTACGTCGACGGTCTATCCTCCGTCGGTGCTGCCGATGGAGAAGAACGCGCAGGGACGCGAGGAGCTTCAGGCGTTCGTCAAGACGCTGCCGTATCGCACGCGGACGAAGGGGTCGAACAAGGTCTCGGACCTGACGAACCTGGTGTTTATCGGCAAGCCGGACGCTTTGCAACGCGCGTTTGCCGCGGCCGGATGGGTGCATACCGACGAGTTGTACGCCGGGTCGACCTTCCGCACGGTGAAGACGCTGACCGGCAACCAGACCTACACGCAGGCACCGATGTCGGTGCTGCTGCTCGACGAGCGGCCGCCGCTGTTCACGCTGAGCAAGACGACGAACACGTTCTCGTCGCGCCATCATCTTCGTGTCTTCCCAACCGACGACAAGTACGATGGGCAGACAGTTCTGACGTCGTCGTCGACGCAGGACATCGGCATCGCGTTTTCGCGCAAGCAGAAGACGTTCATCCACGTGATCGACCAGCACATCGACAACGAGCGGTCGAAGGTGGTGAACGACCTGATGTATACGGGCTGCGTGGAGAGCCTGGACATGGTGGATCGTCCGTGGGTGCCGCGCGATGCGTACAACTCGACCGGCGATCGTCTGCTGACGGATGGCGAAGCGGCGGTGCTGAAGATCAGCAGCTGCGAGAACCCGGTGACGACGCCGGAGACACCGGCCCCTGCGCCGAACCGTATGCAACGCTCGACGCGCAATACGGCGCTGATCATCCGCAACAGCCTGTATCGCGGCAATCTGGTGTACCAGGGGATCGCGGGCGGCTTCGCGGCGCGCAACTACTTCAAAAACGAGAGCGAACTTCCGCCGGACACGGGAGCGTGGCGCAAGACAGATGCTTCGGGTTCGGACTACAAGGGGTTCGGCTCGAATCCGGGTCTACAGCGACGAAAGCCGGGCGAGTCGCCTGGCTCAGCGCCAAGCCCGGAAGATCTGGCCGCGATTGCAAAGGCGAAGGAAGACCACAAGTGGGACCCTCCGCGCTACGAGTTTGCGCTTGAGGGCGGCTATGTGCACATGCGGTCCAGCTATCTGTCGGCCGTGGGCGTGATTGAGACCTCCTCGGTGCCGACGAATCCCACCTATTTTCTCTTCATGGCAGATGAGGTTGGCGACGGATGGGCGGCGGGCGGTTCGGTAACGGTGAATAGCTGGAAGCATTTTTCCAACGAGTTTTCGTACTTTCGCCAGCAGGTCAAATATCAGCTCGCGCTATTGAACGTTGCTATCCCTGCTGGTCAAACCGCCACCTTCGACGAAACAGATCTCGAAGCAGAACGTATCGGTCTGGTGACACGACAGTTTGAGTACAACCTGCTGATTCATCCCACGCGGCCGGCATCGCGCTGGCGGCCATATGCTGCGGTGGGGCCGGTGCTTCAGCTCGTTGCGTTGAATGGCGCTCCGCTGAAGAAGCCGGCTGGCGTTTATACGCTGGGGTTGAAGAACATCGGCCTGTTCAAGGCGGCGTTCGACTTCGGCAATACGCCTCCCCTGGACGGCGGCGGCATCTTCCACTTCGGTTTGCAATATGGAGGCGGCGTTAAGTACCGGGTGACGCCGAGGATGATGCTTCGCGCGGACTGGCGTGAGACGTGGGCGAAGAACCCGGACATCATCGCGAACAGCTACGAGGACTACGACCCCAATGCGCTCGATGAGACTTACACCACGGACGTGATCCGCGTGGGGCCGGAGAGGAAGTTCATCAAAGAGCGGTTTACGCTGGGCGTGGCGTTTACGTTTTAG
- a CDS encoding ferritin-like domain-containing protein: protein MSKDSKKKNGAFTREKLVALLNQDLEREYQAIIGYVNYSQVLKGAAYMNIAGELEVHAGEELAHALKLSYWIDNLGGMPAVTPKSVKTSNKAEEMLRFDLEAEKETIRNYRRRVKQADELNQFALGEDLREILRDEQDHLNALATALGIDTPDPGIAD, encoded by the coding sequence ATGTCGAAAGATTCGAAGAAGAAGAACGGCGCTTTCACCCGCGAGAAGCTGGTAGCGCTCCTCAACCAGGACCTTGAGCGCGAATACCAGGCCATCATCGGCTACGTCAACTACTCGCAGGTGCTCAAGGGAGCGGCCTACATGAACATCGCCGGGGAGCTCGAAGTCCACGCCGGTGAAGAGCTCGCACACGCGCTAAAGCTCAGCTACTGGATCGACAACCTCGGCGGTATGCCTGCCGTCACTCCCAAGTCCGTGAAGACCTCCAACAAGGCCGAAGAGATGCTGCGCTTCGACCTCGAAGCCGAGAAGGAGACCATCCGCAACTACCGCCGCCGCGTCAAGCAGGCCGACGAGCTCAACCAGTTCGCCCTCGGCGAAGATCTGCGCGAGATCCTGCGCGACGAGCAGGACCACCTCAACGCACTCGCCACCGCGCTCGGCATCGATACCCCCGACCCTGGCATCGCCGACTGA
- the galU gene encoding UTP--glucose-1-phosphate uridylyltransferase GalU translates to MTQKIRKAVFPAAGLGTRFLPATKAIPKEMLCLVDKPLIQYGVEEAVAAGCTEIILVSSRGKACMEDHFDRAPELEASLAAKNKTALLEVAKSVTKLAKITVTRQAEPLGLGHAVLMAKEIVGNEPFCVILPDDIVDAKTACMKQMVEAFEATGSSILGSEVVEGAAIQNYGCLKVTPDAKNPRLLKVSDMVEKPRPEEAPSQNAIIGRYILTPRIFEMLETITPGAGGELQLTDGIKALLKHENVYGFTYEGKRHDAGDKLGFLKATVEFGLKNEKLGADFKAWLKQFPL, encoded by the coding sequence ATGACTCAGAAAATCCGCAAAGCCGTCTTCCCCGCCGCGGGCCTCGGCACCCGCTTCCTCCCCGCCACCAAAGCCATCCCCAAGGAGATGCTCTGTCTCGTCGACAAGCCGCTGATCCAGTACGGCGTCGAAGAGGCCGTAGCGGCAGGCTGCACCGAGATCATCCTCGTCTCCAGCCGCGGCAAGGCCTGCATGGAAGACCACTTCGACCGAGCGCCCGAGCTTGAAGCCTCACTCGCCGCAAAGAACAAGACCGCGCTGCTCGAGGTCGCCAAATCCGTCACGAAGCTGGCCAAGATCACCGTCACGCGCCAGGCCGAACCGCTCGGCCTCGGCCACGCCGTTCTCATGGCGAAAGAAATCGTGGGCAACGAGCCCTTCTGCGTCATCCTGCCCGACGACATCGTCGACGCGAAGACCGCCTGCATGAAGCAGATGGTCGAGGCTTTCGAGGCCACCGGCTCGTCGATCCTCGGCTCCGAAGTCGTCGAAGGCGCAGCCATCCAGAACTACGGCTGCCTCAAGGTCACGCCCGACGCGAAGAACCCGCGCCTGCTCAAGGTCTCCGACATGGTCGAGAAGCCCAGGCCCGAAGAGGCACCGTCGCAGAACGCCATCATCGGCCGCTACATCCTCACACCGCGCATCTTCGAGATGCTCGAAACCATCACCCCCGGCGCAGGCGGAGAGCTACAACTCACCGACGGCATCAAGGCCCTGCTCAAGCACGAGAACGTCTACGGCTTCACCTACGAGGGCAAGCGCCACGACGCCGGAGACAAGCTCGGCTTCCTGAAGGCCACTGTCGAGTTCGGCCTCAAGAACGAAAAGCTCGGCGCGGACTTCAAGGCGTGGCTCAAGCAGTTCCCGCTGTAA
- the gatB gene encoding Asp-tRNA(Asn)/Glu-tRNA(Gln) amidotransferase subunit GatB: MSTATALSPEVLAKYQPVIGLEVHVQLLTQTKAFCGCVNQYGGEPNTHVCPTCLGLPGALPVLNRQAVEYAVLAAKAINCEIRETSIFSRKNYFYPDSPKAYQISQFDKPIAEHGWIDVPAFDAAGAPITKRIGVTRLHMEEDAGKSLHDGFADSINRTYIDLNRCGTPLVEIVSEPDLRTPDEVFEYLTKLKEILLYTGVSDCNMEEGSLRCDANVSVMLKGAKQFGTKAEVKNVNSFRFIRSAVQYEIERQIGVLEDGGRVVQESRLWNSGEGRTYSMRSKEQAHDYRYFPEPDLPPLVVGSEWQAEIIARMPELPEARRARMIAEYEISEQDAATLTATQSFADTFEVAAKKAKSPRRVAALLTTELTMRLRLKGLELAQSPVTMDGLVMAADLLEAGTISSRQLKQLLDTAFENNEDFAAVYEREKPQQISDTGAIEKMIDEVIAANPKQVEQYKGGKKTVSAFFVGQVMRLSKGQANPALLNELVTKKLDAQ, from the coding sequence ATGTCGACCGCCACCGCGCTCTCACCCGAGGTCCTCGCCAAATACCAGCCCGTCATCGGGCTCGAGGTCCACGTTCAGCTCCTCACACAGACCAAGGCCTTCTGCGGCTGCGTGAACCAGTACGGTGGCGAACCAAACACCCACGTGTGCCCGACCTGTCTCGGCCTGCCCGGAGCACTGCCCGTGCTCAACCGCCAGGCCGTCGAGTACGCCGTGCTCGCGGCCAAGGCCATCAACTGCGAGATTCGCGAGACCAGCATCTTCTCGCGTAAAAACTACTTCTACCCCGACTCGCCCAAGGCCTACCAGATCTCGCAGTTCGACAAGCCCATCGCCGAGCACGGCTGGATCGACGTCCCTGCCTTCGACGCGGCAGGCGCGCCCATCACCAAGCGCATTGGCGTCACTCGCCTGCACATGGAAGAGGATGCCGGTAAGAGCCTGCACGACGGCTTTGCCGACTCTATCAACCGCACCTACATCGACCTCAACCGCTGCGGAACGCCGCTGGTCGAGATCGTCTCCGAACCCGACCTGCGCACACCCGACGAGGTCTTCGAGTACCTCACCAAGTTGAAAGAGATACTGCTCTACACCGGCGTCTCCGACTGCAACATGGAAGAGGGTTCGCTGCGCTGTGACGCGAACGTAAGCGTGATGCTCAAGGGCGCAAAGCAGTTCGGCACCAAAGCCGAGGTCAAGAACGTCAACAGCTTCCGCTTCATTCGCTCTGCGGTGCAGTACGAGATCGAGCGCCAGATCGGCGTGCTCGAAGACGGCGGCCGCGTCGTGCAGGAGTCGCGTTTGTGGAACTCCGGCGAAGGCCGCACCTACTCCATGCGCTCCAAGGAGCAGGCCCACGACTACCGCTACTTCCCCGAGCCCGACCTTCCGCCGCTTGTTGTTGGCTCCGAATGGCAGGCCGAGATCATCGCGCGCATGCCTGAGCTTCCTGAGGCACGCCGCGCACGCATGATCGCCGAATACGAGATCAGCGAACAGGACGCAGCCACGCTGACCGCCACGCAGTCCTTCGCCGACACCTTCGAGGTCGCCGCCAAGAAGGCAAAGTCGCCGCGCCGCGTCGCCGCCCTGCTTACTACTGAACTCACGATGCGCCTGCGTTTGAAGGGCCTCGAACTCGCCCAATCCCCCGTGACGATGGACGGTCTCGTTATGGCCGCCGACCTTCTCGAAGCAGGCACCATCAGCTCCAGGCAGCTCAAGCAGCTACTCGATACTGCCTTTGAGAACAACGAGGACTTCGCCGCCGTCTACGAGCGCGAGAAGCCGCAGCAGATCTCCGACACCGGCGCGATCGAAAAGATGATTGACGAGGTCATCGCCGCGAATCCCAAACAGGTGGAGCAGTACAAGGGCGGCAAGAAGACCGTCTCCGCCTTCTTCGTCGGCCAGGTCATGCGACTCTCCAAGGGCCAGGCCAATCCGGCACTGCTCAACGAGCTTGTAACTAAAAAACTGGACGCACAGTAA